A region of the Anolis carolinensis isolate JA03-04 chromosome 1, rAnoCar3.1.pri, whole genome shotgun sequence genome:
ATAGGACTTTCGCATTTCCGTGGCTCCAAacttttggaaaggaaaggaaggggcggAAGGACgcgttctgttttgtttttacaaagaGCGCCTCCTCCACCGCATTGCAAACAATTTTATATACGCGTTTAATTGTATGCATTATTCAAAATAATCCTGGGAGCGGCTGAATAATTTAGAATCGATAGTTTCgctaaaatgtttataaaatatttaGGCTTTATTAAATATGAATCAGTTAACAATCCCGCCGCCTTCCCTGCAAAGGAGATTtcgcaaaaacaaacaaacaaaaaaggtacGGTGTTAAACTCAgtgacctagggcccttccacacagacatataatccagaatatcaaggcagaaaatcccacaatatctgctttgaactgggtgagtccacactgctatatattccagttcaaaacagataatgtggggttttattcagctgtgttgaaggcaCTCAAGTGGTAATTAGAAGGGCTTTATAAAAGAGCTCAATTAATAAGCTCCCGTAGCCGAGAAACCTGGGAAGTTCTTGacttaaaaacaaatagaaagacgCCACAAATCCACCCAGACCCCCAGAAGCACCGGAGACCCACCCGGGCCATCAAGGTAAGAGAAAGATTGTCAGGATTGCTTTTGGAATTGGAGGAGGAAGCTCTGTCAGAAGGGACTTCAGGGAAAACCGGCTCCCACCCCAAGCCTGGAGCAGCGGTGGCGCAACGAGTTAgccgaactgctgacctaaaggttgggttgctgacctgaaggttccagGTTTAAATCCgcgtagatggccaattctctcacaccagaagccacttgcagtatgttctcaagtcgcttctgacacgataaaaaaacaaacaaacccatgcttgttttgtttttttaaaccaaacaaacaaaccaaaaggcCTCGCATTTCCTGCCCGCAGTGATTTTGCCCCGAACCGTCTTCCCGGGATCCCGTTATAGGAAACGGCGCAGGAAAAAAGCCCCTCGGCTGGACTTGGAGCAGGTCGGGAGCAGCCAAAGGTCAATTGGACGCTCCACTTCctccttgaccccccccccccctcccgaaaagGAAGGTCCTTGCAAGGCGCCAGTGTGGATATAGGAAGACAAGGAGAAggagtggaagaagaagaagataagaagatggagaagaaaaaatataataaaagggaaagaagaaggagaagaaggggaagaagaaaaagataataaaaaggggaagaagaaagagCAGCGGAAGAGGATGAGGAAAAGAATATAAAGGAAGCAGGACGAATTcggaaatcaggacagtaaataaagaacaacactctgaaaacaggggaattccagacagaaaacaatcagggccagctaagacctcccaaaaaaggattccctcagacaggaagcagccagactttgaacctgaaaggctattcaatgctaatcaaagtggccaattgcaacattcacacttgccccaagcagataagagttctttctcccaccctggaccttccacagatatgtataccccacttgcatagttttccaacacacctcacaacctctgaggatgcatgccatagaggcaggtgaaacgtcaggagagaatgcttctggaacatgaccagacagtgctgaaaactcacagcaaccaagaagAAAGTTCTTTCGCAGAACAACAACACAGCGGGCATCTGCTTTGCCCAAGAGGAGTGggccacctattcttgatttcAAATAGAAATGATCTGGAGTTAATTTCTTTCTTACCCTTATCGGGGGTTTCTCCGGATTTCCCAGGCTGCCAGCTAGCAATAGTTCCTAGAGCGGGACGAAACTGAAAGATGGTGGAAGACAGGGGAGTGGGAGGGCGGAAGAAAgcaaagagaggggggggggaggaagaggaaggaccCTCTGTGACCTCTGATCTTCCTATGGAGAAAAGTCTCTTTCCCTGTAGAGCCTGGACCCCCAAGAAGCAGCCAGTCTCCTCTTGGCCTTCCTCCAAAGCGACAGGCAGATAGAGAGATTGCTTTTTTGGAAGCAGGGGTGGGTGGGTAAAGGGTCATGTTTCCAGCTAAAGCAAAGCTCTGGCGACGTGAAAGCCACCttctgcgcccccccccccccccactttccatGTCTGGATAGCATTCCCAAAGCGTTAAGGGAGCACAATCGCAGggccttcaacacagctatacaacacagaatgccaaggcagaaaatcccacaatatctgcttgaactgggttatctgagggcccttcaacacagccatataacccagaatatcaaggcagaaaatccaacagtatctgcttggaactgggttatctgagtccacactgccatatattccagctcatgtgggattttattcagctgtgtggatggggccccaGTGTGAAAAGTCAGgcagggaagggggaggaaacCGGATTGGTCTCTCCCTCATTTTCACAACTGTCCCAAAATTAATagcaaaattataataataatttaacaatTTCGTGATACTTGTAATGCCGGGCATTTTCTGCAGACTGATTCCCAATTTTCTTGGTACTAAAGACTGGCTCCCTCCTTAAGGGCTCTCAGCTTCTGTCTGTTTTCTTCGCTCCCCAAACGCATTGATGCGAAacccttccacatagtcatatagcagagaatatcaaggcagaaaatcccacaatacctgctttgaactgggttatctgagtccacaccagaAGTTTCTCACTAgagttatctgaggccccttccacacaactgaacaaaatcccacattatctgctttgaactggaatatatggcagtgtggactcagataacccagttcaaagcagatattgtgggtttttttgccttgatagtctgggttatatggctgtctggaagtgccctaagtcTCACATCATAAGCGACTTGGCTTCTGATAGGAGAGAAAAAAcggtgtccacactgccaaatattccagttcaaagcagataacgtgggattttattcagctatatgGAAGAGGCCTGAAATAACTCGAGTGTGAGACTGGGTATACACTGCTGAAATGATGCAGTTATGTGGCTCTCTACATTTCAAACTGTATCCCATGGGTCTccacagttcaaactgcattatatgggtctacagtatatggcagtgtagctccagcctcaGACCAACCCTTTATACTAGTTGAACGCGTTCTTATTAGAACAGAAAGCTGAGCGAGAGAACCCAAACGCGCCTGAAGGAGGGTTGTCGCTCTCCCTTTTTGACCCTCGGGCGCCACCGTCCAAGTGGGCTCTCTTAAGGCGGCCCGGCAAAAGCGGCGCCTTGAGAGCTCTTTCCCGAACCAGGTGGAGGGACAGGGAGAAGAGAAGCTCTTTCCTACAAGAACGAAGcgaagaggagagggagaaaaaagcggggaataggaggaggaggatggggaaGAGTTTCTCTATGGGCCACCTTAACAAACTGGCTCCGCCGCGCGGCTTCAATTCAGAGGCGGCCTCGCGCGGCGCCTGGGAAGCGCCGAAAGAGtccgctcttcttcttcttcttcttcttcttcgaagAGGCCTTTCTCGAGCTGGCGGGGGTTGTGGTGGTTGCTTCAAACTGACAAGTTGGGAGTCACTGTACGCAGGCGGAGGCTACtttcttcccccctccttttcgTCTCCGGTCTCCGAAATTGAATGAGGGTCCTCTCCTCagcgaagccccgcccccttttccTTCGCTCAGTCTCTTCTTGGCCGGGTCGCGcgacctgcctgcctgcctgaacGGACTCCCGCGGCGCGCGCAGGAGAGGGGAGGCACGcgacccctttcccccatcacTCCTCCGGCACGTGCGCGCGCAGGAGAGGGAGACACGCGACCCCTTTTTCTTCTTACTCCCCCCGGCACGTGCGCGCGCTCCCTCCCCATCCCGCTTGGTGGCGCAACCTTTGCTCCCCTCAGAGACCGTTacctgcctccctccctttccccccttttccttcGCTTGAGGGGAtgaggggaggaaggagaggtCGGCCATGTGCGTTTGTTTTGAGgcctctccctctctcacacCGCCGCAGGGGAGAGGCGGGAGGAGTTGGGAATGGCCGCGCTGCAGCACCAATTGGGAGGCGGGAAGAGTTGCGAAGGGCCGCGCTGTTCCCTTCgccgcctcccctccctccctctcgcgCCCAGTCTCgggccctccctccttctttccctcctccctctctcctccttcccAGTCCGGCTCCTTTTGGTTTGCGTCCCGCCCGCGCGTGCTTGCGTGGAACCGCGTGCCCCCCTATTTAATTATCATATATAGCGCGTGGGCTTTGATTTCCTGCCACCGGGACTTGCCTCGCTCTCTCCCTCTGTCTTTCTCCAGCAGcgatttttttaaagggggggggggaggaatataACTCAGCGACTCCTCTTTGGTTTTGGacgaggaggagaagggggagtCCCTGAGGAAGCGCGacaaggaggaggggaggaacaGGAAGGAAGCGGAGCTGTTGTGATTTTTTGGGATTGCAAAGAGgcgggagaaagaggaggaggaggacaccaACAACACCCCCTCCCTCTTCGCCAAAGCGAAAGGAAGGACAACCCCAGGAAAAGGACTCACTCACTTTGCTTGATGACTCAACGCAACTCCTCTCTGGCGAATCCCtggaagaagagggaggaggaggagaggcgcTGAGAGGcggcttcttcttctcttccttctcctcctcctgctgcttctcctcctcttgctgctgctgctgcttcttcgcctcctcttcctccgtctccttctcctcctcctctgggacaGCAGCCCCCTCTTGAGAGGCAGCCAGCCTCCCCACCCCTCTCCCCCCCTTCTTCTCCCCAGTTTTGCCGAAGGTGGGCCAAATCGGGTCCTGCcccctcctccctctttcccctccctccctccttccttccttcctcttcttcccttcagagcttagccctctctcctcttcccacctGGCCTTTGCCTTCTTCGCCTCCTTCCAACTTCCGCCAGGCGAGGAAGCAGCCTTCCTTCCCGCGGGGACGTTTTATGTTTTGCTCCGTCCTGTTCTTCCGAACACAAACCAACGCCTGGGGCTTGAGGCAGCGCGTTTGAGACCCAAGCCGACCAGGAAGAGGAACCGAGACAACTTTCCACCCTGGATTCTCTACTCTTGATCCATGGACAGAGCCCAACTCGGCCAAGTTACGGACACACCATAAGCAGTAAGTACTTCgggggagaggaaaaaagagcGCTTCCAAACTCCGGAAAGAAAGGTGGACTTTCCCATCGCAAAGGATTACgccgtgtgttgtcgaaggctttcatggctggaatcactaggttgctgtgagtgagttttccgggctgtatggccatattccagaagcattttttcctgacatttcgcctacatctatggcaggcatcctctgaggttgtgaggtctcttggggtttatatatctgcatagtcctgggtgggagaaagaactcttgtctgtttgaggcaagtgtgaatgttgcaattgtccaccttgattggcattgaatagccttgcagcttcaatgtttgctgcttcctgcctgggggaaatcctttgttgggaggtgctagctgatcctgattgattcatttcaacagaaaggaggaaaccatgaaaatgaacaaagtctgtctaccagtattaaaatactctaaaatcaggacagtaaataaagaaaagcacgttgaaaacaggggaattccagacaggaaacaatcagggccagctaatcacctcccaacaaatgattcccccaggcaggaagtagtcagaccttgaagctgccagTCTTCAGTGCTAATCAATTTGGCCAAATGAaatattcatacttgcctccaacagacaagagctctttctcctactctggatcttccacagatatataaaccccccttgcctagtttttaacagacctcacaacctctgaggatgcctgtcatagatgtgggcaaaacgtcaggagagaatgcttctggaacatggccagacagcccggaaaactcacagcaacccagtgattccggccatgaaagccttcgacaacacaatgtgtaGCTTTCGACAACAGATTAAGCCATGTTCTGGGGCCTCCGTCCTAACTGCGGTTGGAGGCTGAAAGTATTCCGGTTTCGCGTATTAACATCTTCATtgatttcatttgtttgtttctctGCGGCTCCGCGGCGTCTTTCcgttccttttattttttttgctgctTCGTTGTGTAGTCAAGCTTGAAAACACAATCTGCTTGAGATAGCAGTTCGGCACAAAAATATCGAACCTGGCTGGAGGCAGAGGAAAAGGGAAGCCCCGAGGAGATATTTCCCCCTTCTTCCCTTCGAAGCAAACGCGTGCTTTATTTctttggcataataataataataataataatgcaattattattatcattattattatttttaaatcatgtcagaagcaacttgagaacatactgcaagttgcttctagtgtgagaaaattgtcagtctacagagaagttgcccaggctgggaggcttctctcatgtccccacaagctagagctgacagacgggagctcaccctatcttccggattcgaaccggcacccttcaagtcagcaacccaaccttcaggtcagcagtccagccggcacaagcgtttaactcattgcgctacAGTGGctcctaataatagtaatagtagtagtggtagtaataataataataataaatagaattaaaAGTTAGCTTCAACCCCTGAATTCTTAAAAACTGCTTAAAATAAACCATGAGTTTGTAAGggcaaggggggagggggagtatTTCGAAGCGTCCTCAGTTCGGATGGGTTTTGCCTCCTTTTCCAATGGACCGCCCAGCCAACCCACGTCGCCGTAGCACCGTTTGCAAAAACACTTTCCACTTACTTTCtcgatttgtttcattttctaacTAGCTCAAGAGGGAAACCTGttcgtttgtgtgtgtgtatgtggcacatggGGGTCTCCATAAATCCAAGAGCAACCGAGGCACGCAAATGTGGGTGTCTATACCTGCCCAtcattttcatagggttttcttaggcaggatctacattgccctaattcccaggatctgatcccagatgatctgtttatcccagatgatCCTCTGTAGATttatatattccagtccaaagcagata
Encoded here:
- the LOC134293483 gene encoding histone H3.v1-like, with product MLLGGGGGDPVPTGRSQGQDPIWPTFGKTGEKKGGRGVGRLAASQEGAAVPEEEEKETEEEEAKKQQQQQEEEKQQEEEKEEKKKPPLSASPPPPSSSRDSPERSCVESSSKNPRTHLLPSSITTVATTMNQSSEYGSIPGFSNLSCLEQRPQQNHPSHKWDRITPWSVCIWILCTIKVCLSGKKI